CCAGTTGCGAAAGCGTTTGCTTCACCGCAGCTGCAGTAGATAAAACGGCTGAGAGATCAGTCTCGACCAGGTACAGACCCTTGATAGTCCCGTCCTCGATGCAGTCGAGGATCTCGAACAGATCTCTCCTCGGGTCTGCTTCGCTGCTGCCGAGCAGGAGCGCACCGGTCGAGTTCGCAAATGGCTTCAGCAGAAAGAGCTGCGAGGCCGTCTCCGCCGCGAGCCTGAGCAATAGTGAAATTAATGTCAGGCTGGTATACGGCGTCACCTCGCCGATGATCAACGAGTTGGCCATGGTATCTCGAAGCTCTGCTATGCTCCCGGGGTCTAAAGGATTGATGAGCACGGTCTCATCCGCAATCCCGCGCCAGTTCTGCGCGAACGCGATGTCGATCACCTGTGCACCATTTTGCCGCGCTTTTAAAATCCGGCGTGCCAGCAGCGGATAGTGCACGTACGGATCCAGTAAAAAGAGCACGATCTTTGTGGCTACTTCGATCTCATAAAACGGGAAACCGTTTATGAGCGCCGACCGTGCGTCTGCTGGTATCACGCTCAGGAACTGCTCAAAGCCGAAACAGAGGTTCGGACTGCCACATGCCTTTGCTCCTGAGACCAAGGACACGATCTCCTCGTTCGTGATCGTACTCGGAAGGGCAACAAACGCGATTTCGTCAGGCGTGAGACGCGCCAATCGCGTTTTCGCTTCGCGTATCGCTTCGTTCTGCGCGGTCTCCTGGCCATCCACGAGGGTCGGGAGCGGCTCACGCTCATAAAGGGCGGGCAGGTGCAGCCCGAACTTACAGAGCTTACCTTCATTCATCGGCGCGAGTTTGCGATGCGCTAAGCTCAATTTGTGCATACCTTCCGGGAGCTCTGGTGTGCTGAACTCCTGCAGGTACAGCCCGCAGGCGATACAGCAGCCCGGACAGTTCGTGGTGATCGTTCTCATTTTTATGCTTCCTTGGACTCTGACGCCTTCGCATCCGCAGACCAGCGCAGCTTGGTCTCCTGGTACGGCGGCGTCTCCGTGACGTCCACACCCGGCTCATAGTCCAGATGCGCCTGCATTCGTTCAGAGAAACGCCGCTGGATAAGCGTGAGCGGAAGATCCACGGGACAGACCTCCTCGCACTGCCCGCAGTGGATGCAGGAGTCCATCAGATGCAGGATCCGCAGCAGATTGTAGAGCGAGATCGCGTACGCGTCCTGTTCGTCATGCAAGTCCAGACATTTCGCATCCGCATCACAGGCGCAGACGGGGCAGACCGCTTTGCACGCACCGCAATGGATACACCGCTGCAACTGATCAGTATAAAATGCGAGCCGCTCAGTGGGCGATTTATCTGTGAGCAGATCCAGCTCATCCTTCCAGCGCTCGGCAAGCTTCTGCATCGCACGCTCGATCTTTGTCCGCAGCGCGATGCTCTGCTCCGTAGCGTCTTCGACCTCGATCGCGCCCTTATTGAGCGCGTTCTCCAGAATTGCACCGCCCTTCTCGGTCAACACTTCCACAAACGTCTTCCGCTCGCCCTTCGGCACGCCCCAGTTTCCACACGCCAGATCTGCCATTACCGGAATCTTCGTCGTGCACGCCCTGCACGCGTCCCGTCTACCGCGCCCTTCCTGCTCCAGCTCATCAATCTTGAGCCCTTTCTCCTGTGTCGCACCGCCTTCACCCTCGTAGCGGAAAATGAGCTTTCCGCCGGTTATCTCCTCCTTCTGCACGGTATCGGGATCGAGACTGTAAAGTTCCGCCGCTACCTCCCTCATGCGCAGCGGATGTAACGTTCCCCCGCAGTTGAGTCCGATCAGATAAATGTCATCGAGTGCGATTTGCCGCCGTTTCGCCAGCTCGATAATGCCGCGTGCGTCACAGGGCTTGGTCGGCACCCCGACGCGCTTATCGGGCGCGCATTCGAGCAGCATTTTCGCGAGGTTCCAGGGCACACCATGCAACGACCCGGCACTCTCTTTCACCAGCTCTGGATCGTCCGTCAAGACCGGTACGCCCTCGTACACACTCTTCTTCTTCACCACAAGCGCAAGATCAATAAAATCGGTTTCTAAAGCGCTGACGAGGAGTGCAGTGACAAAGCCGCCGTTCGCTCCTCGTGCTCGTATCGCTTCATCCGTCGCCCAGGCGAGGTAGTATCTTGGTTCCATCACACACTACACCGTATGTATCTATGACTTCCACACTCTCCGGAAAGGACTCGGGCCGAGCTTCATTACCTTCTCCGTCACCTCCCTGACCATATCGGCGAATATCGGCCCCTCAGATGCGGAGATCCAGCGCAGCTGCAGCCGCTCAGGATCCAATCCGAGCTCCTTCACCAGCTCCTTCAGGAACTCGTAGCGATTCCGTGTCTTGTAGTTCGCATCCACATAATGGCAATCGCCGATGTGGCAACCGGTGACCAGAACGGCGTCCGCGCCCTCCAGAAAACCCATCAGGACAAACGCAGGATCGATCCGGCCAGAGCACATCACGCGAATGACACGTACCGTCGCAGGTATCTGCCGCCGCTCTAAGCCCGCAGCATCTGCGCCGGCGTACGAGCACCAGTTACAGCAAAATGCCAGGATCTTCGGCTCCCAATCCGCGTCTACCACGCCTGCTTTTCCTCCTCGCTCTTCCGCTGTGCCCACACCATGTAAACCTCTGAGTTGCGCACTATTAAAAAAAACGGCGATTCCGGGCAATCACGCTCCGACCAGGGCCTCATGTAACAACTCCTTCTGCTTCTTCGTGAGATTCCGGGGCGTTTGCACGATCGTCTCGATGAACAGATCGCCATGGCTCCCGTCAGGCCGCGGCATGCCCTGATCCCGCACACGTAACTTCGTGTTCGTCTGCGTTTCCGGTGGGATCGTCACGGTCACCTGTTTGCCCTCAATGGTGCTGACTCTCACGTCGCCGCCCAGAGCGGCCTGCGCGAAGCTGATCGGTACGGTCATAGAGAGATCATCGCCGCGCCGCGTGAAGACCGGATGGGGCATCACAATGATCTGCACGTAGAGATCGCCGGGCGCGCCGCCAATGCGGGAGTCCGGTGGTCTTCCGGCCTTTGGGATCTTGATCTCATGCCCGGTCTTCACGCCTCGTTTGATCTTCAACGCGATCTTTGTCCGCTTCGTCGTCATGCCCTGGCCACTGCAGGCGCTGCAGAGATCCACCGTCGCCCGGCCGGTACCCTGGCACTGTGGGCAGACCGATGCCTGCATTACCCGGGCACCACCGCGTGTCTGCACGGTTCGCACCTGACCCGTGCCTTTGCACGTGGGGCAGGCGCTCGGTCTCCCGGACTTCGAGCCCGTACCGCCGCAAGCCTCACAGACGCGGGCCATGGGGACCTCGATCTTCTTCTCCACGCCGCGCGCCGCTTCTTCGAGCGTTATGTCAAGCTGCAATCGGACGTCAGCGCCACGAACCGGCCGCTCAATCCCTTCTCGACCGCCAAAGAGGGTGTCAAAGATGCCACCGCGACTGGAGAAGCCTGGACTCCCGGGCGTGCTGAAGAAGGTCTCGAAGATCGCATTCCCGAATATATCTTCTACGTCACGATAACGCGTGAAGTGAGACCAATCGAAGCCCTGTGGTCCAAACGTTTCATCCACCACACGTTCACCGATCTGATCGTACTTCGCGCGCTTCTCCTTATCCACGAGCACCTCGTACGCCTCTGAGATCTCCTTGAACTTCTCCTCCGCCTCGCGCTTGTCTCCCTTGTACACATCTGGATGGTACTGCTTCGCCAATCGCCGGTATGCCTTCTTGATCTCCGCTTCACTGGCATCCTTACTGACGCCCAGTATCTCGTAGTAGTTCTTCTTCGGCATGCTCCTCTCTGCTCTTTACTCGGGTTCTTACAGTTTGGGTGTCCCTGCGAAGCGCGGTTCCGCGACACGCTCTATTGGAAAAAAAGCCAATCACAGAGGTATTGCGACGCATTCATGTCACGATGGCTCATCGCACGTACCGTAGGTGCAGAAAAAAGGGGCCGTGATGGAGTCTTATTCCTCCTCGTCCACCACCCGGTATTCAGCGTCCACAGGTCCGCGCTTCGGCTCCTCCTGCGGTTCTGCTCCTCGCCCCGGTCCGGGCCCCGCTTGCGGGCCGCCTGCCTGCTGATACGCGCGCATCGAGACTTCGTGGAGCGCGCGCGTCAGCTCCTCCATCTCCGACCGCATCCGGTTCACATTATCCGTCTTTATCGTGTCCCGCAGCCGTTCTACGATCATCATGATCTTACTCCGCTCGTCAGCCGTAACCTTATCGCCCAGATCCTGTAACGAGCGTTCAGAGGTGTATATGAGGCTCTCTGCCTGATTCTTCGTCTCCACGATCTCACGGCGTCGCTTATCTTCATCTTCGTACCGCTTCGCGTCTTCCATCATCCGATCGATCTCGCTCTGCGAGAGCTTTGTTGATGCGGTGATGGTAATAGCCTGTTGCTTGCCCGTGCCGAGGTCCTTTGCGGTGACGTTCAAGATGCCGTTGGAGTCGATATCGAAAGTCACCTCGATCTGCGGCACACCCCGTGGTGCAGGCGGAATCCCCATGAGATTGAAGCGTCCGAGGCTGGTGTTATCACGAGCAAACTCCCGTTCACCCTGGAGTACATTGATCTCAACGCTAGTCTGGCTGTCTGCGGCCGTGGAGAAGATCTCGCTCTTCCTCGTCGGGATCGTGGTGTTTCGCTCGATCAGTTTGGTAAAGATACCGCCTAACGTCTCCACACCGAGTGAGAGCGGTGTCACATCCAGCAGCACGACGTCCTTAACCTCTCCGGTCAAGACGCCCGCCTGTATTGCCGCTCCGATTGCCACACACTCCATCGGGTCGACCCCTCGCTCACCCTTCGTCCCAACGTAATCCTCCACGAACTTCTGGACGAGGGGCATCCTCGTCGGGCCACCGA
Above is a window of Methanomicrobia archaeon DNA encoding:
- a CDS encoding 4Fe-4S dicluster domain-containing protein, translated to MEPRYYLAWATDEAIRARGANGGFVTALLVSALETDFIDLALVVKKKSVYEGVPVLTDDPELVKESAGSLHGVPWNLAKMLLECAPDKRVGVPTKPCDARGIIELAKRRQIALDDIYLIGLNCGGTLHPLRMREVAAELYSLDPDTVQKEEITGGKLIFRYEGEGGATQEKGLKIDELEQEGRGRRDACRACTTKIPVMADLACGNWGVPKGERKTFVEVLTEKGGAILENALNKGAIEVEDATEQSIALRTKIERAMQKLAERWKDELDLLTDKSPTERLAFYTDQLQRCIHCGACKAVCPVCACDADAKCLDLHDEQDAYAISLYNLLRILHLMDSCIHCGQCEEVCPVDLPLTLIQRRFSERMQAHLDYEPGVDVTETPPYQETKLRWSADAKASESKEA
- a CDS encoding hydrogenase iron-sulfur subunit, yielding MVDADWEPKILAFCCNWCSYAGADAAGLERRQIPATVRVIRVMCSGRIDPAFVLMGFLEGADAVLVTGCHIGDCHYVDANYKTRNRYEFLKELVKELGLDPERLQLRWISASEGPIFADMVREVTEKVMKLGPSPFRRVWKS
- the dnaJ gene encoding molecular chaperone DnaJ, which gives rise to MPKKNYYEILGVSKDASEAEIKKAYRRLAKQYHPDVYKGDKREAEEKFKEISEAYEVLVDKEKRAKYDQIGERVVDETFGPQGFDWSHFTRYRDVEDIFGNAIFETFFSTPGSPGFSSRGGIFDTLFGGREGIERPVRGADVRLQLDITLEEAARGVEKKIEVPMARVCEACGGTGSKSGRPSACPTCKGTGQVRTVQTRGGARVMQASVCPQCQGTGRATVDLCSACSGQGMTTKRTKIALKIKRGVKTGHEIKIPKAGRPPDSRIGGAPGDLYVQIIVMPHPVFTRRGDDLSMTVPISFAQAALGGDVRVSTIEGKQVTVTIPPETQTNTKLRVRDQGMPRPDGSHGDLFIETIVQTPRNLTKKQKELLHEALVGA